GACGGCGGATCAACCGCCGCCTAAGAAGCGCGGGAGGGGCTTGGGAGTCAAGGTGGGGGCAGCTTAAAACAGCCCGAGCGACTTCAGGGAATTGTGGCCCTTGCGGCCGATGATGATGTGGTCGTGGACTTCTATGCCGAGCTTGGCGGCGGCTTCGGCGATCTCGCGGGTGATGGCGATGTCGGCCTTGGAGGGGGTGGGATCGCCCGAGGGGTGGTTGTGCACCAGGATGATGGCCGAGGCGCCCAGCTCCAGGGCGCGCTTGACCACCTCGCGCGGGTAGACCGGCGTGTGGTCGACCGTGCCGCGCTGCTGCTCCTCGTCGGCGATCAGGCGGTTCTTGCGGTCCAGGAACAGGAGGTGGAAGCGCTCCACCTTCTCCTCGGCCAGCACGATGCGCAGGTAGTTCAGCACCTTGTCCCAGGAGGAGAGGATGGGGCCTTCGCGGCTTTCCTGGCGCGCCAGCCTCAGCGCTGCTTCCTGCACGATCTTGAGGGCGGCGACCGAGGCCTCGCCCATGCCCTTGACGCGGGCCAGTTCCTCGGGCTTTGCGGAAAGCACGCCGGCGAGGCTGCCGAACTCGCGCAGCAGCGCCTTGGCGAGCGGCTTTACGTCACCGCGCGCCTTCGCGCCGAACAGCAGCAATTCGATGACCTCGTAGTCGGCCAAGCCTCCACCGCCGCTTTCCAGGAAGCGTTCGCGCAGTCTTTGCCGGTGTCCGAAGTAGTGCGGTGCCTCTCTGAGGTCTTTTTTCTCCGCCACCGCTGGCCCCCTCTTGGTTTCTCCCCTTTGTCTCAGTCGTAGGGCGGTCTGCTCCACTGCTTAGGAGAATGCGTGAAGATCTCGCAGCCGTCCGCGGTCACGCCCAAGGAGTGCTCGAACTGCGCCGAGAGCTTCTTGTCGCGGGTCACCGCCGTCCAGCCGTCCTGCAGGATGATGGCGTCGGGCTTGCCGACGTTGATCATGGGCTCGATGGTGAAGAACATGCCCTCTTCCAGCTTCATGCCCTGTCCCTGGCGTCCGTAGTGCAGCACCGAGGGCGCGGTGTGGAAGACCCGCCCCAGGCCATGGCCGCAGAAGTCGCGCACCACGGAAAAGCGGTTGGATTCGGCATGCGCCTGGATCGCAGCCCCCACGTCGCCGAGGGTGGCGCCGGGGCGCACGACCTCGATCCCCTTCATCATGCAGTCATAGGTGACGTCGATCAGCTTCTGGGCCAGCAGCTTGGGCTTGCCCACGGTGAACATCCGCGAGGTGTCGCCGTACCAGCCGTCGAGGATCACGGTCACGTCGATGTTCAGGATGTCGCCGTCGCGCAGCGTCTTCTCGTCGGTCGGGATGCCGTGGCAGATCACGTGGTTGATCGAGGTGCAGATCGACTTCGGGAAACCCTTGTAGTTGAGCGGCGCGGGAATGGCGCCGTGCTCCAGGATGAAATCGTGGCAGAGCTTGTCCAGCGCCTCGGTCGTCACGCCCACCTGAACGTGCGGGGTGATGAAGTCCAGCGTCTCTGCGGCCAGGCGGCCTGCGCGGCGCATGCCCTCGAAGCCCTCGTCGCCGTAGAGGGGAATGCGCCCCTCGGGCGTGCGCAGTTCCTGAATCGCGTATTGGTTCATGCCTCGGTATTTCTCTCACTCTCGTCGGGGGATGCCCCGGATTGCTTACTAAATAAGGGTCTCTAACGGCTTGTCCAAAAAGATTTCGCTGCGGCTGAGCTTACAGGAATAGGCCAGCATCTCCACGCCCCGCGCCTTGGCCCGCGTCAGACCCTCGGCATAGGCCGGGTCGATGTCGCCGGCCGGGGCGAAGCGCGCACAGTCCTCTCGCTGCACCACATAGAGCATGACGGCGCGCGCGCCCTGCTCCACCATGTTCCCCAGCTCCTCCAGATGCTTCAGCCCCCGCGCGGTCACGGCGTCGGGGAACTCGGCCAGCCCCGGCTCGCGCATCAGGTGGCAGTTCTTGATTTCCAGGTAACAGGGCGCGCGCCCCGGCGACTCCAAAAGGAAATCGACGCGGCTGTTCGCGCCGTAGCGCACCTCGCGCCTGTGACTCTCATAGCCGCGCAGGTCTTCGATGCGGTCCTTTTCCAGCGCCTCGGCGGCGATGCCGTTGGGCAGGTTGGTGTTGATCCCCACCAGGCCGCCCGGCAGGTCCGAAAGCTCCCAGGTCAGGGCATACTTGCGCTTGGGGTTGTCCGAACGCGAAAGCCAGATGCGGCTGTCCGGCGCATCCAGCCCGATCATGCGGCCGGGATTGGGGCAAAGCACCGTGGTCTCGCGCGCGGCCCCCTGACCTTCCTCCAGAAGGACGTCGGCCAGAAAGCGCTTGTAGCGCCGTATCAGGCGCGCGGGGATCAGGGGAGCGGGGAGTTGCATGGGCCCAGAAGATGCACCGCGCGCCCCGCTCTTGCAACGTTCCGTAAAGGGCTTCAAATTAAGCTTGCAATCTATTGCAGCGCAAAACGCCCGCGCGCAAGCGCAAGACAACCGGAGTACCGCATGGTCCAGGTCCCCTTTTTCCGCCCGCTCGCCGTCCTGCTGCTGGTTCTCGCGGCCGGCTGCGCACAGACGGAAAAGCACGAGCGGGGCACGCCGCCGCTGACCGACGGCGAGACCTCCGCCCCGCCGGCGGCCACCGAGGGCGAGCCGATCCCCGCGGATCAGGTGGACCCGGAGCGCGCCGCCGCCTACGAGCAGTGCTACAGCTACGCCCAGTCCCAGGTGCGCGCCGACCAGCAGATCGATCAGGACATCAGCGGGCGCTATGGCCGCACCGGCATCGGCGGCGACTATGGCAACTTCCGCCAGCAGTTGAAGCCCTACGAGTACGAACGCCGCCGCGACAGCCTCTTCCGCCAGTGCATGCAGCGCCGCGGCTTCGCCGTCGAGTAGGCCGGGCGGCCCGCGGCGACCATGCCCCAGTCCAAGGACATCACCGCCGGCATCCTGGTGATCGGCAACGAGATCCTCTCAGGGCGCACGAAGGACGTGAACCTGCCCTTCCTGGGAGAGCGCCTTCACGCCATGGGCATCGTCGTTCTGGAGGCCCGCGTCATCCCGGACGTGGAAGACGCCATCGTGAAGGCGGTGCGGGACTTCTCAAGCCGCTTCACCTACGTCTTCACGACCGGCGGGATCGGCCCGACCCATGACGACATCACCGCCGGCTGCGTGGCCAAGGCCTTCGAGGTGCCGCTGATCGAGAACCCAGAGGCCCGCGCGATCCTGGAGGCGCATTACGAACCCGGCATGCTGAACGAGGCGCGGCTGCGCATGGCGCGCACGCCGGAAGGCGCAACGCTGATCGGCAACCCGGTCAGCGCCGCGCCCGGCTTCCGGATCGCGAACGTCCATGTCATGGCGG
Above is a window of Limibacillus sp. DNA encoding:
- the sfsA gene encoding DNA/RNA nuclease SfsA, which translates into the protein MQLPAPLIPARLIRRYKRFLADVLLEEGQGAARETTVLCPNPGRMIGLDAPDSRIWLSRSDNPKRKYALTWELSDLPGGLVGINTNLPNGIAAEALEKDRIEDLRGYESHRREVRYGANSRVDFLLESPGRAPCYLEIKNCHLMREPGLAEFPDAVTARGLKHLEELGNMVEQGARAVMLYVVQREDCARFAPAGDIDPAYAEGLTRAKARGVEMLAYSCKLSRSEIFLDKPLETLI
- a CDS encoding molybdopterin-binding protein, producing MPQSKDITAGILVIGNEILSGRTKDVNLPFLGERLHAMGIVVLEARVIPDVEDAIVKAVRDFSSRFTYVFTTGGIGPTHDDITAGCVAKAFEVPLIENPEARAILEAHYEPGMLNEARLRMARTPEGATLIGNPVSAAPGFRIANVHVMAGVPKIMQAMFDGIAGGLTGGAPVLSRTVVSNLPEGAIAQGLGEIQSRHPDLQIGSYPSFKAGNFGTALVLRGRDAEELDAAAEETMELVRGLGGDPRLETTDPAA
- the radC gene encoding DNA repair protein RadC gives rise to the protein MAEKKDLREAPHYFGHRQRLRERFLESGGGGLADYEVIELLLFGAKARGDVKPLAKALLREFGSLAGVLSAKPEELARVKGMGEASVAALKIVQEAALRLARQESREGPILSSWDKVLNYLRIVLAEEKVERFHLLFLDRKNRLIADEEQQRGTVDHTPVYPREVVKRALELGASAIILVHNHPSGDPTPSKADIAITREIAEAAAKLGIEVHDHIIIGRKGHNSLKSLGLF
- the map gene encoding type I methionyl aminopeptidase, which encodes MNQYAIQELRTPEGRIPLYGDEGFEGMRRAGRLAAETLDFITPHVQVGVTTEALDKLCHDFILEHGAIPAPLNYKGFPKSICTSINHVICHGIPTDEKTLRDGDILNIDVTVILDGWYGDTSRMFTVGKPKLLAQKLIDVTYDCMMKGIEVVRPGATLGDVGAAIQAHAESNRFSVVRDFCGHGLGRVFHTAPSVLHYGRQGQGMKLEEGMFFTIEPMINVGKPDAIILQDGWTAVTRDKKLSAQFEHSLGVTADGCEIFTHSPKQWSRPPYD